Proteins found in one Bacillus subtilis subsp. subtilis str. 168 genomic segment:
- the ggaB gene encoding poly(glucosyl N-acetylgalactosamine 1-phosphate) glucosyltransferase (Evidence 1a: Function from experimental evidences in the studied strain; PubMedId: 16735734; Product type e: enzyme), with protein MNEKSFNYDFSVIMPIYNVELYLTEAIESIINQTIGFENIQLILVNDDSPDKSEIICKEYAQKYPNNIVYAKKQNGGVSSARNYGLKYAEGRYIQFLDPDDLVSEGTFENVLNFFDEHKNEIDIVAIPIFFAEGRTGEHNLNNKFSSTRILDVEKEPHHILTHCCSTFIKKDALKNIRFDENCKIGEDAKLVNLIISQKKKYGLVKEAKYHYRVREDGSSAMQTAKANKNWFNHSLITFSKNLIDIIKNHEQKIPLFLQYMVMHDLKWKLLIKDISETPLDENEYSEFLTLIREVLSYIDDDVIIETKSVSHFYLYHALKIKHGENYSRYVYERETEQDYYLYREGKIVSKLSDQTLTIEILEENEDSIHIEGFWSSLFNSKGFKFYAKIGETKIKAKNIKRQHNDYISLGEVIKKYPGFSIDIPKGHLADNHHIEFFITKGKKRKLTKLRFFKYSGLSNDLYNTYVAKKDYIFYYNYKKLMFKKNNFKNRFIKEFRFLKSLHKSGEKSKKRKSAIKKALMARMVHHVFTIFNRKPVWLFIDRQDKADDNAEHLFKYAINKNDGVKKYFIIKKDSKDYDRIKKYGKVIPYRSFRHKILTLSSSKVISTHADIWVVNPFFNMEIYFRDLFNFEFIFLQHGITMADHSEWLNKYNKNIKLLVTSAKPEYRSIVKGNYNYKKENILLGGFPRYDNLKKSEGEKQLLIMPTWRKDIVLPKDQAKGVRPYNPKFKDSEYFSRYNALINDERLIEFAKKNNYKITFFPHPDIQQQIVDFEKHDYVEFADYNSSYQMLFNSSNIMITDFSSVAFDFAYEKKPVIYYQYEKSYHFKLDYYDYKKMGFGDVLENHNSLVDKVIYYMKNNSRMEDKYRKRVDNFFAYTDKNNRNRIYNAILELDNNKVAK; from the coding sequence ATGAACGAAAAAAGTTTTAACTATGATTTCAGTGTTATAATGCCGATTTATAATGTTGAGTTGTATCTCACTGAAGCTATAGAAAGTATCATTAACCAAACTATTGGTTTTGAGAATATTCAGTTAATACTGGTGAATGATGATAGCCCCGATAAAAGTGAAATCATTTGTAAAGAATATGCTCAGAAATATCCCAATAACATTGTCTATGCAAAGAAACAGAATGGCGGAGTGAGCAGTGCTCGAAATTATGGTTTAAAGTATGCTGAAGGTAGATATATTCAATTTTTGGATCCGGATGATTTAGTTTCAGAAGGAACATTCGAAAATGTTTTAAACTTCTTTGACGAACATAAGAATGAAATTGATATTGTAGCAATCCCTATTTTTTTTGCAGAAGGAAGAACTGGAGAACATAATCTAAATAATAAGTTTTCTTCTACAAGAATTTTGGATGTAGAAAAAGAACCGCATCATATATTAACTCATTGTTGTTCTACATTTATAAAAAAAGATGCCTTGAAAAATATCAGGTTTGATGAAAATTGTAAAATAGGTGAAGATGCCAAACTAGTTAATTTAATCATATCGCAAAAGAAAAAGTATGGTCTGGTTAAAGAGGCAAAATACCATTATAGAGTTAGAGAAGATGGATCATCTGCCATGCAGACTGCTAAAGCAAATAAGAATTGGTTTAACCATTCACTTATCACTTTCTCAAAGAATTTAATCGATATTATAAAAAATCATGAACAGAAAATACCTTTATTTCTTCAATATATGGTTATGCATGATTTGAAGTGGAAATTATTGATTAAGGATATCAGTGAAACACCTTTAGACGAAAATGAATACAGTGAATTTTTAACATTGATTCGAGAAGTATTGTCGTATATTGACGACGATGTCATCATTGAAACAAAAAGTGTCAGCCATTTCTATTTATATCATGCTTTAAAAATAAAGCACGGTGAAAATTATAGTAGGTATGTATATGAAAGAGAAACTGAACAGGATTATTATTTATACAGAGAAGGTAAAATTGTTTCGAAATTATCGGATCAAACTTTAACTATTGAAATTTTAGAAGAAAATGAGGATTCCATTCACATAGAAGGCTTTTGGAGCTCGCTGTTTAATTCTAAAGGTTTTAAGTTTTATGCTAAAATTGGCGAAACAAAAATAAAAGCAAAGAATATAAAAAGACAGCATAATGATTATATAAGTTTAGGAGAAGTAATAAAAAAATATCCCGGTTTTTCAATAGATATTCCCAAAGGTCATCTAGCAGATAATCATCATATTGAGTTTTTTATAACTAAGGGTAAAAAAAGGAAGTTGACAAAACTTCGTTTTTTCAAGTATTCAGGTTTGTCAAACGATTTATATAATACTTATGTGGCTAAAAAAGATTATATTTTTTATTATAATTATAAAAAATTAATGTTCAAAAAAAACAATTTTAAAAATAGATTTATAAAAGAGTTTCGTTTCTTAAAATCCCTACATAAATCAGGGGAAAAATCAAAAAAACGAAAATCAGCGATTAAGAAGGCACTGATGGCAAGAATGGTACACCATGTTTTCACTATTTTTAATAGAAAACCAGTATGGTTATTCATAGACAGACAAGACAAAGCTGATGATAATGCCGAGCACCTCTTTAAATATGCAATCAACAAGAATGATGGGGTAAAAAAATACTTTATAATAAAAAAAGATAGCAAGGATTACGACAGAATCAAAAAATATGGAAAGGTCATACCATACAGATCTTTTAGACATAAAATTTTAACCTTATCCTCTTCCAAAGTAATATCGACACATGCAGATATATGGGTTGTAAATCCATTTTTTAATATGGAGATTTATTTTAGAGATTTATTTAACTTTGAGTTTATCTTTTTACAGCACGGAATAACAATGGCAGATCATTCTGAATGGTTAAACAAATACAACAAGAATATCAAATTATTAGTCACTTCTGCCAAACCTGAATATCGGTCTATTGTGAAAGGGAATTACAACTATAAAAAAGAGAATATTTTGTTGGGTGGATTTCCGAGATACGATAATCTTAAGAAGAGTGAGGGAGAAAAGCAACTTCTAATAATGCCGACTTGGAGAAAAGATATTGTATTACCGAAAGATCAGGCAAAAGGAGTAAGACCGTACAACCCGAAATTTAAAGATAGTGAATATTTTTCTAGGTATAATGCTTTGATTAATGATGAACGGCTAATCGAATTTGCTAAGAAAAATAATTATAAAATAACTTTTTTTCCTCACCCAGATATTCAGCAACAGATTGTAGACTTTGAAAAGCATGATTATGTGGAGTTTGCCGACTATAACAGCAGCTATCAAATGCTATTTAATTCTTCTAATATAATGATTACTGATTTTTCATCTGTTGCGTTTGATTTTGCATATGAGAAAAAACCTGTTATTTATTATCAATACGAAAAGTCATACCATTTTAAACTTGATTATTATGATTATAAAAAAATGGGGTTTGGTGATGTATTAGAAAATCATAATAGCTTAGTGGATAAAGTTATCTATTATATGAAAAACAATAGTCGTATGGAAGATAAGTATAGAAAAAGAGTAGATAACTTTTTTGCATATACTGATAAAAATAATAGGAATCGTATTTATAATGCTATTTTGGAATTAGATAATAATAAAGTTGCTAAATGA
- a CDS encoding hypothetical protein (Evidence 5: Unknown function; PubMedId: 7704262), with protein sequence MATILIPLTTLLDLSRIVGLIENHGIKPASIQTIKGTSPIPVMTSLLLRIPNTNQYAIIRIRGFKTCHNTPK encoded by the coding sequence TTGGCTACCATATTAATCCCTTTAACTACGCTGTTGGATTTATCAAGAATTGTCGGGCTAATAGAAAACCACGGAATCAAACCAGCCAGCATTCAAACGATAAAAGGCACTTCTCCGATACCTGTTATGACCAGCTTACTGTTGCGCATCCCAAATACAAACCAGTACGCCATCATTAGAATAAGGGGATTTAAAACCTGCCATAATACACCAAAATAA
- the tagU gene encoding teichoic acid-peptidoglycan tethering enzyme (LCP component) with transcription regulator domain of major autolysin expression (Evidence 1a: Function from experimental evidences in the studied strain; PubMedId: 1357079, 9636707, 12034833, 19099556, 28197687, 29107701; Product type e : enzyme) produces the protein MRNERRKKKKTLLLTILTIIGLLVLGTGGYAYYLWHKAASTVASIHESIDKSKKRDKEVSINKKDPFSVLIMGVDERDGDKGRADTLIYMTVNPKTNTTDMVSIPRDTYTKIIGKGTMDKINHSYAFGGTQMTVDTVENFLDVPVDYFVKVNMESFRDVVDTLGGITVNSTFAFSYDGYSFGKGEITLNGKEALAYTRMRKEDPRGDFGRQDRQRQVIQGIINKGANISSITKFGDMFKVVENNVKTNLTFDNMWDIQSDYKGARKHIKQHELKGTGTKINGIYYYQADESALSDITKELKESLEK, from the coding sequence ATGAGAAACGAACGCAGAAAAAAGAAAAAAACTTTATTACTGACAATTTTAACGATAATCGGACTTCTTGTACTCGGAACTGGCGGCTATGCATACTACTTATGGCATAAAGCAGCTTCAACCGTGGCAAGTATTCATGAAAGCATTGATAAATCTAAAAAGAGGGATAAAGAGGTCAGTATCAATAAAAAAGATCCTTTTTCCGTCTTAATCATGGGTGTGGATGAACGCGACGGCGATAAGGGCCGTGCCGATACGCTCATTTATATGACCGTTAACCCAAAAACGAATACAACCGACATGGTCAGCATTCCGCGTGACACGTATACAAAAATTATCGGAAAAGGCACAATGGATAAAATCAACCATTCATACGCTTTCGGCGGCACACAGATGACGGTAGACACTGTTGAGAACTTCCTCGATGTTCCGGTTGATTATTTTGTGAAAGTGAACATGGAAAGCTTTAGAGACGTTGTTGATACACTTGGCGGCATTACAGTTAACAGCACATTCGCGTTCAGTTATGACGGTTATTCGTTCGGCAAAGGAGAAATCACGCTGAACGGAAAAGAAGCGCTCGCTTATACCCGGATGAGAAAAGAAGATCCGAGAGGCGACTTCGGACGCCAGGACCGCCAGCGCCAAGTCATCCAAGGTATTATTAATAAAGGCGCTAATATTTCTTCCATCACGAAATTCGGAGATATGTTTAAAGTTGTTGAAAATAATGTGAAAACGAACTTGACCTTCGATAACATGTGGGATATCCAGTCCGATTACAAAGGTGCGCGGAAACATATTAAACAGCACGAACTAAAAGGTACAGGCACGAAAATCAATGGAATTTACTACTACCAAGCTGATGAAAGCGCCCTTTCCGATATTACAAAAGAGCTGAAGGAAAGCCTCGAAAAGTAA
- the lytA gene encoding membrane bound lipoprotein (Evidence 1a: Function from experimental evidences in the studied strain; PubMedId: 1357079, 10974124, 22720735; Product type lp: lipoprotein), whose amino-acid sequence MKKFIALLFFILLLSGCGVNSQKSQGEDVSPDSNIETKEGTYVGLADTHTIEVTVDNEPVSLDITEESTSDLDKFNSGDKVTITYEKNDEGQLLLKDIERAN is encoded by the coding sequence ATGAAAAAATTTATTGCTTTACTGTTCTTTATATTGCTTCTTTCGGGTTGCGGGGTTAATAGTCAAAAGAGTCAAGGTGAAGATGTATCGCCAGACAGTAACATTGAAACAAAAGAAGGTACTTATGTAGGGTTAGCTGATACTCATACAATAGAAGTAACAGTAGATAATGAGCCGGTTAGTCTTGATATCACTGAAGAATCGACAAGTGATCTTGATAAGTTTAACAGTGGAGATAAGGTCACGATTACATATGAAAAAAATGATGAGGGTCAGCTTCTGTTAAAAGATATTGAACGTGCCAACTAA
- the gtaB gene encoding UTP-glucose-1-phosphate uridylyltransferase (Evidence 1a: Function from experimental evidences in the studied strain; PubMedId: 2846750, 8126437, 8320212, 9658024, 17662947, 26735940; Product type e : enzyme): MKKVRKAIIPAAGLGTRFLPATKAMPKEMLPIVDKPTIQYIIEEAVEAGIEDIIIVTGKSKRAIEDHFDYSPELERNLEEKGKTELLEKVKKASNLADIHYIRQKEPKGLGHAVWCARNFIGDEPFAVLLGDDIVQAETPGLRQLMDEYEKTLSSIIGVQQVPEEETHRYGIIDPLTSEGRRYQVKNFVEKPPKGTAPSNLAILGRYVFTPEIFMYLEEQQVGAGGEIQLTDAIQKLNEIQRVFAYDFEGKRYDVGEKLGFITTTLEFAMQDKELRDQLVPFMEGLLNKEEI; the protein is encoded by the coding sequence ATGAAAAAAGTACGTAAAGCCATAATTCCAGCAGCAGGCTTAGGAACACGTTTTCTTCCGGCTACGAAAGCAATGCCGAAAGAAATGCTTCCTATCGTTGATAAACCTACCATTCAATACATAATTGAAGAAGCTGTTGAAGCCGGTATTGAAGATATTATTATCGTAACAGGAAAAAGCAAGCGTGCGATTGAGGATCATTTTGATTACTCTCCTGAGCTTGAAAGAAACCTAGAAGAAAAAGGAAAAACTGAGCTGCTTGAAAAAGTGAAAAAGGCTTCTAACCTGGCTGACATTCACTATATCCGCCAAAAAGAACCTAAAGGTCTCGGACATGCTGTCTGGTGCGCACGCAACTTTATCGGCGATGAGCCGTTTGCGGTACTGCTTGGTGACGATATTGTTCAGGCTGAAACTCCAGGGTTGCGCCAATTAATGGATGAATATGAAAAAACACTTTCTTCTATTATCGGTGTTCAGCAGGTGCCCGAAGAAGAAACACACCGCTACGGCATTATTGACCCGCTGACAAGTGAAGGCCGCCGTTATCAGGTGAAAAACTTCGTTGAAAAACCGCCTAAAGGCACAGCACCTTCTAATCTTGCCATCTTAGGCCGTTACGTATTCACGCCTGAGATCTTCATGTATTTAGAAGAGCAGCAGGTTGGCGCCGGCGGAGAAATTCAGCTCACAGACGCCATTCAAAAGCTGAATGAAATTCAAAGAGTGTTTGCTTACGATTTTGAAGGCAAGCGTTATGATGTTGGTGAAAAGCTCGGCTTTATCACAACAACTCTTGAATTTGCGATGCAGGATAAAGAGCTTCGCGATCAGCTCGTTCCATTTATGGAAGGTTTACTAAACAAAGAAGAAATCTAA
- the mnaA gene encoding UDP-N-acetylmannosamine 2-epimerase (Evidence 1a: Function from experimental evidences in the studied strain; PubMedId: 12107153, 16952950; Product type e: enzyme) produces the protein MKKLKVMTVFGTRPEAIKMAPLVLELKKYPEIDSYVTVTAQHRQMLDQVLDAFHIKPDFDLNIMKERQTLAEITSNALVRLDELFKDIKPDIVLVHGDTTTTFAGSLAAFYHQIAVGHVEAGLRTGNKYSPFPEELNRQMTGAIADLHFAPTGQAKDNLLKENKKADSIFVTGNTAIDALNTTVRDGYSHPVLDQVGEDKMILLTAHRRENLGEPMENMFKAIRRIVGEFEDVQVVYPVHLNPVVREAAHKHFGDSDRVHLIEPLEVIDFHNFAAKSHFILTDSGGVQEEAPSLGKPVLVLRDTTERPEGVEAGTLKLAGTDEENIYQLAKQLLTDPDEYKKMSQASNPYGDGEASRRIVEELLFHYGYRKEQPDSFTGK, from the coding sequence ATGAAAAAACTAAAAGTGATGACCGTTTTCGGGACCAGGCCTGAAGCGATCAAGATGGCACCGCTTGTGCTTGAATTGAAAAAATATCCTGAAATAGATTCCTATGTAACGGTAACTGCACAGCACAGACAGATGCTCGATCAGGTGTTAGATGCGTTTCACATCAAGCCTGACTTCGATTTGAACATTATGAAGGAGCGGCAGACACTGGCAGAGATTACGTCTAACGCACTTGTAAGATTGGATGAGTTGTTTAAAGATATCAAACCCGATATTGTGCTTGTCCATGGTGATACGACGACGACGTTTGCCGGAAGCCTAGCCGCTTTTTACCATCAAATTGCTGTCGGTCATGTGGAGGCGGGGCTCCGTACAGGGAATAAGTATTCCCCGTTTCCGGAAGAGCTCAATCGACAGATGACAGGGGCGATTGCTGATTTGCATTTTGCTCCGACAGGCCAGGCGAAAGACAATTTATTAAAAGAAAACAAAAAGGCCGACTCTATTTTTGTAACGGGCAATACAGCGATTGACGCACTCAACACAACGGTTAGGGATGGTTACTCACATCCTGTTCTCGATCAGGTGGGTGAGGATAAAATGATTCTCTTGACCGCTCACCGCCGGGAAAATTTGGGTGAGCCAATGGAAAACATGTTTAAGGCCATCCGCAGAATTGTAGGGGAATTTGAAGATGTACAAGTCGTTTACCCTGTGCACCTGAATCCTGTTGTCCGGGAAGCGGCTCATAAGCATTTTGGTGATTCTGACAGAGTGCATCTGATTGAACCTTTAGAGGTGATCGATTTCCATAACTTTGCAGCGAAATCGCATTTTATATTGACCGATTCGGGCGGCGTGCAGGAGGAAGCCCCATCTCTCGGGAAACCGGTTCTTGTTCTGCGTGATACGACGGAACGGCCTGAAGGAGTGGAAGCGGGAACGCTGAAACTTGCAGGTACGGATGAGGAAAACATTTATCAGCTTGCAAAACAGCTGTTAACTGATCCTGATGAGTACAAGAAAATGTCCCAGGCTTCTAATCCGTATGGAGATGGAGAGGCTTCCCGCCGGATTGTGGAAGAATTGCTGTTTCATTACGGGTATCGAAAAGAACAACCGGATTCATTTACAGGCAAATAA
- the lytB gene encoding modifier of major autolysin amidase LytC (Evidence 1a: Function from experimental evidences in the studied strain; PubMedId: 1357079, 16306698, 17269748; Product type r: regulator), with amino-acid sequence MKSCKQLIVCSLAAILLLIPSVSFAADSNISVKLLNYIGNKSSISLSPTGFYKVTGDNVAVTDRFAGASRYETATLASNSQWKNPNTVILVNRDIFIDALPVIPLAKKLNAPVLFTQPDTLTKTTERQIAKFNPDNILIIGGARSISKDVENKLKSYGAVKRISGKNRYVLSENIAKQMGSYDKAIVVTGRVFQDALAIAPYAAAHGYPILLTEKDKLPDYDLPKQVIIIGSSFSVSDSVENQIKKTSTVQRIPGSTRYELTANIIKQLKLKADKVVMTNGTKYADVLIGASLASKKNSQILFVKQDSVPAAAKSITKDKATYAYDFIGSTSSISAEVENSLADEFYLADGGTYNLKINSGKLNLENIKTYGNSLRIKPENYSTSNRISLDGKQYLGTVNFSIESTKYIRPVNENIPFEDYLKGVIPNEMPASWSLEALKAQTVAARTYSITKTGTTVPDTTAFQVYGGYSWNSNTNKAVEQTKGKVLKYNGSLITAAYSSSNGGYTEASNEVWSSSVPYLIAKKDTKDPQIGWTLTLSKQQLDTKSLDLTKPSSWWSSATETDSARLSGVKNWILKNKETSADSVKIASIDDLSFSGTTQGQRAKTASMKVKYFVKSSTGSYNLSKITTISVPTSELRTMIGATVFKSTYVTVKKDTSKYTISGKGYGHGIGMSQYGAKARAEAGDSYSSILKFYYPGTTLTSY; translated from the coding sequence TTGAAATCTTGCAAACAATTGATAGTGTGTTCACTTGCTGCAATCTTATTATTGATTCCATCAGTTTCTTTTGCAGCAGACTCAAACATCTCAGTTAAATTGTTAAATTATATTGGAAATAAATCTAGCATCAGTCTATCGCCAACAGGATTTTATAAAGTAACTGGAGATAATGTTGCTGTTACGGATCGTTTTGCAGGCGCTTCACGATACGAAACTGCGACTCTTGCATCCAACAGCCAGTGGAAAAATCCTAATACAGTGATATTGGTGAACCGAGATATTTTTATTGATGCATTGCCTGTTATTCCATTGGCGAAAAAACTGAACGCACCAGTTTTATTTACTCAGCCTGACACGTTAACAAAAACTACTGAAAGACAAATTGCTAAGTTTAACCCTGATAATATTTTAATCATTGGGGGAGCGCGAAGCATTTCAAAAGACGTAGAAAACAAGCTGAAATCATATGGCGCTGTGAAAAGGATAAGCGGAAAAAATAGATATGTCTTATCAGAAAATATTGCAAAGCAAATGGGCAGCTATGATAAAGCGATCGTTGTAACCGGAAGAGTATTTCAAGACGCTTTAGCCATTGCTCCATATGCAGCAGCACACGGATACCCTATTTTGCTTACAGAGAAAGACAAGCTTCCGGATTATGATTTGCCAAAACAAGTCATCATTATAGGCAGTTCATTTAGCGTCAGTGATAGTGTAGAAAACCAAATTAAAAAAACTTCAACTGTGCAAAGGATTCCTGGATCAACCAGATATGAACTTACGGCAAATATAATTAAGCAACTAAAGTTGAAGGCTGATAAAGTCGTAATGACGAACGGGACAAAATATGCAGACGTATTGATAGGCGCTTCGCTTGCCTCGAAGAAAAACAGCCAAATTTTATTTGTTAAACAAGATAGCGTTCCGGCTGCGGCTAAAAGTATAACGAAAGATAAAGCCACATATGCATACGACTTTATTGGAAGTACCAGTTCAATTTCTGCTGAAGTTGAGAATTCACTTGCTGATGAATTTTATTTAGCTGACGGTGGCACCTATAATCTAAAAATCAACAGCGGAAAATTAAACCTTGAAAACATCAAAACTTACGGAAACTCCCTAAGAATTAAACCAGAAAACTATTCTACTTCAAACAGAATTAGTCTTGATGGAAAGCAGTATCTTGGCACGGTTAATTTCTCTATTGAGTCTACTAAATATATCCGACCGGTAAATGAGAATATTCCATTTGAGGATTACTTAAAAGGAGTAATTCCGAATGAAATGCCTGCTAGCTGGTCACTTGAGGCTCTTAAAGCACAGACTGTCGCTGCAAGAACCTACTCAATAACAAAAACAGGAACTACTGTACCTGATACAACCGCTTTTCAAGTTTATGGTGGCTACAGTTGGAATTCGAATACCAATAAAGCGGTAGAGCAAACGAAGGGGAAAGTTCTGAAATATAATGGATCTCTTATAACTGCAGCTTATTCTTCCAGTAATGGTGGTTACACAGAAGCTAGTAATGAAGTGTGGTCGTCAAGTGTACCTTACTTGATTGCAAAAAAAGATACAAAGGATCCTCAAATAGGCTGGACGCTTACTTTGTCAAAACAACAGCTAGATACGAAATCTTTGGACTTAACGAAGCCTTCTTCTTGGTGGTCTTCAGCGACTGAAACTGATTCTGCAAGACTTTCCGGAGTTAAGAACTGGATCTTGAAAAATAAAGAAACAAGCGCTGATTCTGTCAAAATTGCAAGTATTGACGATTTAAGCTTTAGTGGAACGACACAAGGGCAGCGTGCAAAAACAGCATCGATGAAAGTGAAGTATTTTGTTAAAAGCAGTACTGGCTCCTATAACTTGAGCAAAATTACAACCATTAGTGTACCAACAAGTGAGTTAAGAACAATGATTGGAGCGACTGTATTTAAAAGTACTTATGTGACTGTAAAAAAAGATACTTCAAAGTACACAATCAGCGGTAAAGGATATGGTCACGGGATCGGAATGAGTCAATATGGAGCAAAAGCAAGAGCAGAAGCTGGAGATTCATATAGTTCAATTTTGAAATTTTACTATCCAGGTACAACTCTGACAAGTTATTGA